One window from the genome of Glycine soja cultivar W05 chromosome 12, ASM419377v2, whole genome shotgun sequence encodes:
- the LOC114379560 gene encoding uncharacterized protein LOC114379560 — protein sequence MMLKDLMEEKQLNLNQPLLSVRRFSSTLASETDHKSKSQNSLARLPLPPAYKSELNSVPERNAGNVPFVWEKAPGRPKDESKLQTQDFEKPPFTSNFPPGRVSKTKQQSLAEMRTGSTLSNSQSVASLDKKATKHSKGETREKESSGSDDGDEAYEDARDSLSRTESFFMSCSVSGLSGWDEQEVQPFGSFSSDHQQGRNFMIDRFLLAAKAMTSETPQYASKKAHIGQEQQKQKKKEVNTESPCPINQHRPKALPHYTQDIDGEESDDCSEYENYTTTTCGLFPRFCLLNPMPGLRMVDRVPRNAAHGMQAKSAASHIGSSKEQGRTPYGKKLRDSQSGFTEEKEILDILVKSKHGIDPYQRGCTQHDSSYESHVHEKTLYVDSVHKVKSQTNNIGGDFETSIRDSGIYNNSSIDSSPKVIKSKKINSESQVYGRDKNSDILTQNSELDLKRQLAAKWVDEECTLASSKVRYNGKNDLESQCLTKLGHQEISGASCFGLPLALPALKAPSESWLKRTLPTICKRNMTSQSNLTANTKTPKTTPLHPKWETNC from the exons ATGATGCTCAAAGATCTAATGGAAGAAAAGCAGTTAAATTTGAATCAGCCACTTTTATCAGTGAGGAGGTTCTCATCAACATTGGCCTCTGAAACAGACCACAAAAGCAAAAGTCAGAACTCATTAGCCAGACTTCCACTTCCTCCTGCTTACAAATCAGAGTTAAATTCAGTTCCAGAGAGGAATGCTGGAAATGTTCCTTTTGTATGGGAGAAGGCACCAGGAAGACCAAAAGATGAAAGCAAATTACAGACACAAGATTTTGAGAAGCCTCCCTTCACTTCAAACTTTCCACCTGGGAGGGTATCAAAAACTAAGCAACAATCACTTGCTGAGATGAGAACTGGAAGCACActttccaactctcaaagtgtTGCATCCTTGGACAAAAAAGCAACAAAACATTCAAAAGGGGAAACTAGGGAGAAGGAAAGTTCTGGGTCAGATGATGGAGATGAGGCCTATGAAGATGCTCGTGACTCACTTTCTAGGACTGAATCATTCTTCATGAGCTGTAGTGTGAGTGGCTTGAGTGGATGGGATGAACAAGAGGTCCAACCATTTGGAAGTTTCTCAAGTGATCACCAGCAAGGTCGCAATTTCATGATTGATAGGTTCTTGCTTGCAGCAAAGGCAATGACATCAGAAACTCCTCAATATGCTTCCAAGAAAGCACATATTGGACAAGaacaacaaaagcagaaaaagaaagaagtgaatacAGAAAGTCCATGTCCCATTAACCAGCATAGGCCAAAAGCTTTGCCACATTACACTCAAGATATTGATGGGGAAGAAAGTGATGATTGCAGTGAATATGAAAACTACACAACTACAACTTGTGGCCTATTTCCTCGGTTCTGCCTTTTGAATCCAATGCCTGGATTAAGAATGGTGGATAGGGTTCCAAGAAATGCAGCTCATGGAATGCAAGCTAAATCAGCTGCTTCTCACATTGGATCTTCAAAAGAG CAAGGTAGAACTCCTTATGGGAAAAAGTTAAGGGATTCCCAGTCTGGATTTacagaagaaaaagagattTTGGATATTCTTGTAAAATCTAAGCATGGCATTGACCCATATCAAAGAGGTTGCACTCAACATGATTCAAGTTATGAAAGCCATGTACATGAGAAAACTCTATATGTTGATTCTGTACACAAGGTTAAGTCTCAAACCAATAACATAGGGGGTGATTTTGAGACTTCAATAAGAGATAGTGGCATTTATAACAATTCTTCAATAGATTCAAGTCCTAAAGTGATTAAATCTAAGAAGATAAATTCAGAAAGTCAAGTATATGGCAGGGACAAAAATTCTGATATCCTAACTCAGAATTCAGAACTTGATTTGAAGAGACAACTAGCTGCCAAATGGGTTGATGAAGAATGCACTTTGGCTAGCTCAAAGGTGAGATATAATGGGAAGAATGACTTAGAAAGCCAATGTCTTACAAAGTTAGGCCATCAAGAAATATCTGGTGCAAGCTGTTTTGGACTTCCTCTTGCCCTTCCTGCACTAAAAGCTCCATCAGAGTCTTGGCTTAAGCGCACTTTACCTACCATTTGCAAAAGAAACATGACTTCACAGTCCAACCTTACTGCAAACACTAAAACTCCCAAGACAACACCATTGCATCCTAAGTGGGAAACAAATTGTTAA